The genomic stretch TTCTCACATAATATGGATACTTATTATTCTACTTTACTCCGCACTTCTTATTTTGAGATTGCCGCACCTCTACAAGGGGGAACCTAACTAGTAGCAAATGTAGCACTCGCTACccctaaaatttaaaaaaaaaaatggttaaaattattaATTTTTGTTACTCCAAAATTCTTAGATATGAAGCTTAGCATAAGTATAAAACAATAAGAGGAACATTCTATCCCAAAATTTTGTTTTTAAGTTCGCTCGTGATTAACCCTATGTAGAATGAGATTTTAGAAATCTTTAGATTTTCCATCTTTATCAAGTGTACTTGTATAATATTATGAGTTGGTGATAAAAAGCAAAGAATTGTATGAAtttttataaattcaaatttagaATGAACAGTGAGTTTTCCTTGTGACGGTTATATCTGTTACAAGTTTGTAATGGGTAAAGTATTGTCCATataggtagataagacaaaaataaGAGTATTTAAATAATTATAAATAGTTTGCcattatttgacccgtcacaaacgACAATTTGGGTGGAATGAAATGCGTGCATGATGAGTTAATGAGGCGGCCATATGATTGGTGAGAAGaagaaacaaaaacaataacagGGAGACATAAACATTAAAGGAGGAAGAATGAGAAGATGACGTATGTAGGAGGCTGCATGCCTAAAACGAGACCGCAAAATCTTTTTTCAGATTGGCACTTtttccgtctgaaataagactGACAAAATGTTGTCATTTTTTAATAAAATGTAAGCAGTGAATCTACAAAATGTTATCACTAGAGATGtcactttttaccctgaaaatagtggggaaaataatggtaacatgttatcagaaaaaTACAAACATTTTACTGTCAAATGATAACATGTTGttcgtcttatttcagaccaaaagtaATGGTCTGAAGCAAGACGCACCGAAACGAGACTGATAGCATTAACACACATGACCAGTTGACCAGGCCACTAATCACAAATTCACAAGGTCTCCCAGCCGCGATGTTATTCGTATCACATACATTCAATTCTACATCCCTACCAATTTCATTTGACAAATAATGTTAAAATGTACTCATAACCGAAGAAGATAAATAAATTGTTAAGGGTAATGTAAGAGGTCTCTCGGTCGATGCTTATATTTTTGTTTTAGACGGTTTAAAGTTAAGACGTACTCACAATCGATTTAAATTTAAATTATCTTAttatgtgcccttagggcacatttTAAAAAAACCCattataaattaacaaaaactTATCTCATCGATCTAGTTAGGGTGTTATTTAACCATTTAAATCATAAGACGGATATGCCAATCTTATGAGAGATCAATTGTATATCCCTGGAGATATGTCGTGTATTTTGCCTTGAAACTATAGTGATTTAATTATAAATAAATCGTTGTCGAGGTAACATGCTTGATTTTGGCAAGTAATAATTATCACATGTATACACTCTATTGGTATATTGTGCTAATCTATCCTGCATtcataataggaatatttataatagttgggcctcaaccatcatcttaaggttttggttgagatagtTCATCTATCAATTCATGGCTATTAAGATCGATTTCGATTTCCGACACGCAACACTATCAGTGCGTATGTTCTTCATAAAAAACAATATGTATGTCAGTGTGTATTTTCGCAATAAATCACCAGAGATCATAACACGTGATCAGAACCCTAAGCAATCTATTTTTCTTCTTCAACCCGACATATATGAAGAAGCTAAGACGATACAAGCGACATGAAAAGAGTCGACCAAAGGGTTAGGGCTAGTGCGGACACTGCGTATGTCCACAACATTATCACCGAACACTCAGCCTCGCCTTCCTCGAACAGTTGGCTTATTGTCCCGGTTATTAGGTTATGTTAGACTATATATAGTGTGTTTTCCTCTAGGTTAAGACATCTTTATGCttactttaattaatcaagttgtaattttgggaattattcatcttttttaTTGAGTTTAGATCtactatggagaactaatctcctcttgttaagattatagaggggGGGAGAATTGCATAGAAGGAATTGTATTATTGAATTGTGACTTACATGATTATGGTGAGGGTATTTATAATACCTCTCATCTTAATGAAGATTAACCCTAATTTGGCTAACCCTAATGGTAGCCGGGCCCATTATAGGCTCAATctcctaataccctcccgcaatcgtaaaggcagtacatatacaaagaaaaaatataaaaatgaaaaataaaatcttcaatcttcatcatcttcattaatCTTCTTCGTCTTCAAAGGTAGGTAAGAAATGAGTATAAGACTCGTTAAAATTTcttcgaacaagaacgttaagcttttcggacttgtcgaatatgagttaatttgcaggaaccctaatcgaacctgacaaatatcaataaaacggaaaattatccgtcaatttcaaGATCCGGAGAACGTTAATTTTTTCGGACTCCAAATAAACAAGTACCACCTTAAACGACATTGAATGATTTTAATCGGATTTTGAAGAGAagaggattttttttttctctcggctAAAATGGGGGATTTATATTATAAATTATCAAATCCCACACCATGCACAGCCAAAGTATTGATTCAATCCTTCTTGATCAAGCATGACTTATCACAATTTAAAgacttattttaaattattttgctAAAAGGGTAAGAAGAATTTTTTACTAAATTTTTGAGCAATTTCATCAAAGATCCCACCGGTGGGCATCGCGGCTAAGTTAAACACCCACCGGCAGAAAAACGGAAGCGATTTTTAAGAGTCCTCAAgaaagaggctctgataccatgttaagattatagaggggGGAGAATTGCATAGAAGGAATTGTATTATTGAATTGTGACTTACATGATTATGGTGAGGGTATTTATAATACCTCTCATCTTAATGAACATTAACCCTAATTTGGCTAACCCTAATGGTAGCCGGGCCTATTATAGGCCCAATCTCCTAATACCtcttcttaatccgactcaaaggtgtaatctttggatgtaagactccttaatctttccttaattttcattatcattgttaatcctttgtgtttattgtttgaattttggaaaccttgtttacattgagtaattaagtgtgatttccttgttgcttaattaatcaagttccttaatttattgttgttgggattattaagtgtgatttccttgtaatctcatctttgcaacaccttgttattatgctaatgaatgtgatttcttcttggcctAATTAGCAAGTAAAtgattaacttgtaattaggcattaatcgtgatttcattgtgtctaattacccttATTGAATCTCTAGTGCTTttatcttcttattaatttgaccaatgtatgtgagttgagttatttgattaagtgtgatttcctagTCATTTGaccattattaaggagatttaggAGAGTAATCTTCACAATAAGGTAATAATATATAATTAAAGGATTGATTTTGTGGTTTTACTAACTAAAGTGTCTCACTTTATTGAGTCGGATTAAATTTTCCTTAAACTTGATAAATTTTCCATCTTAGAACTTGTTTGTTTGCTTACTTGATATACAACTCTTGTTTGAATTTTCTTTTGTTGTctttgaaaaccaaaccaaaccttgcttagGGTTCCTATTTCTTGTTGGGCATTGTTCTCAATTAGTATGGCACTCGCAGCCCCATTCAATTTTAAGTGATGTATTTTGGTTTAGATTAAGCTCTTATTAGCTTACTTTATCCCGCTTTAGTTTAGTTCAATTTAACTTATTTTAGCTTATTTATTTCAACAATTTAATTCATTTTAGTTCAATTTAATTTGGTTCGGTTCTATTAGCCTAAAAAAAGAGAGCCTAATTATTTCAAAAATACTACGAGTATATGGTAACAATATTAAAACTGGTAAATTAGTGTACATCCTTCGGCTAAACTTTTTTGTTAGATTGAACGTTAAGAGCTGTTTTAGTGGAGTTATTTAAATAAAATATTACCAGATTTTACAATAACACTTGTGTAAAACACCGTATTATCCAAAAATTATTGTTGGTTACTCATCTTAgcatagaaaaaaaaaacacagagaaaaggaaaatgagaaaaaaaaaaaaacaggggaATCGTAAAAAGGGAAGCTACATGGAATTTTCGTGCATAGATGCTCTATATAGCTCTAAAATTACGTTTACGTCTCTCTGATGTTACTGTCATTTGTCTCATTTGTGGATCGTCCTTTCAACTTTCGATCCATCGTCACTTGTCAAGTTGTCACCTAGCTATAACCACGAAACTTGGGGCAGTAAcgaagatgtcttagtctagtggttaaaacagaggtattgtggacaataggtcTCAGGTTCGAATCCCCCATCCCAtctattgtaatgtgattaaatgcgCGCTTCGTTAGGCAAAAAAGAAACGAAACTCGGGGCAGTAAAATTTTTGGTATATTACAATTTCAATTGTACAAGGACTAACTGACTTAGGAGTCACTCTGCAATCGGCTTTTTTCTCTCAAATACCGATTTTTTTTTCCTCAAAATACCGCTGCTGCAAGAAAACTAAAAAAAACTATGAAGCCACAAGCCACAAAAAGAATGTACACCAAAATGTGAGCGCGACTGAGGCCAAAGCATAAGTCCACAACATAATGACCGAACACTCACTCTGACCCGTCCCAAACAGCTGAGTTATCGTGCCTGTTTCATTGTCATACGCAACAGAAAACTCTTTGTTAATGCTTAGAATTCATAGCATATGGCAAGCACATAAATAATTAGCCTACATTACAAAAATAACAGCTATTCTTTAACTCCGTATGAGATTACTTATATTGATCCGATCTGAACCTGAACCGCCCTGACAATCCCTGACATAGATAAAAATGAGATGATAATAAAACGTACCTATGTTCATGGCAGGTGGGACTGCATATTGAATTAGCAGAACAAATTGAAATAATGGATCAAACGGAAGAAGGCCAAAATGAATTGCTCCTTTTATAACAAGAATGCCAAATAGAGGAAGAAATATGTATCGAACTACTACTATGCCAAACACGATCCTGAGCTGAATTCCTGATCCCTTCAAACCTGCAAAATTTCAGGATTCTGTCATATTCTAGGCTCTTATATCACCTTTTGATCAAATTTATGCACGGAAACAGTGTTGAAGTACCCCGAAGAAGATTTGCTCCGAGTATCAATGTTGTGGTAGGGATGGCAGCTTCTCTGCAGATTAAAATACCAGTTTAGGAGGAATTTAACTATAACAGAAGCACAAAACAACTTTACGAAGCAAGATCAAGTAGGAGCAATAGTTATACCACCTACCCAAGCAAATAAGCTGTATCTTCAATGACATGGAGAGGAGCATCATTACCAATCAACAACTTCCTGATCGGTCCAATAACTCCGATGGCAAAACCAACAATCTACTCAATAAGGAGAAGCTGGATGCTTAGTTCAGAAGCTACTAAAACATTAATAAGAAGCTTTACAACCGCAATCTGGATATGGATATAGTGAATTGAATTTGCCAGTATAGGTTCCGTCTTGGTGAAGACCAATAAGTGAATGGGTATTACGCGTAAAATGTGAACATGCGAAAAGTTGAAGAACAAAAGAATACCGCGCCAGAAGTTGAAGGTGCCAGCACTGACTTGAGATTGATCATCTTAGAGAATTTCCTAAACCGATCCTTTATCCCACTCAATAGCGGAATCTGCCAACAAATTTATATTCTGAGACCAACAGCTATTGTTTGTTTTGATCAAAATATCAGATGATAGTCACCTGATCAACAGAATGCATGGTAGAACTATCAGTTGAAGGAAGAAGGGGTTCTCTGATGTATTCGACAGACGCATCCCCATTGGACTCATCATCACCTGCAGCAATTTCTGTAGTGTCCTTTGAAGATATCCGGACAATATTGTAGACATAAGACCACAGAAATATGGCACCCAACTGACATATTACAACACATCAGGTTAACTCATCAGCAATTTAACGCGTCATATCATCATATGAAATGTAGCTATGTTTATGAAATTAATGTGTAATTCTATTTGAATGTCCCTAGTAATTAATGTGTTGTAATAAGGTTTCATACCGCCATGGAAAGCGAAGCGTAAGCCATTCCATAAGTGTGGCAAACATCAGGTGCTCCAAAGGGACTGCCTTTCTCTTTGCATATTGCAGGAATTATGATGATAATCATGTTACCCAAGTTTCCTGTTTAAAGCAAGGAATCATTTTCACTCTAATAATTAACTTAAAATAACTTTTGCCTTTCAAATACTCCGTAACAAAACAAAATGTCGTTTTAAACCAAAATCTAAACTGAACGGTTTTATACAAGAATTATCGTAAAAATTTAACCTGCAGAACAAGCTCCTATGATGAGACCCTTGAGATGTTTGGGAGCATTTGTAAGTTTGACAAGGACCCATCCAAGTGCTGACCCAAGTAGAAATGCAATTAGAACATTTACTGGCATAAACCACCTTCATGTCAACCAAATATTATCATTTAAGTTCAAAAAATTATTGAAAAACAACACacataaaataaataagaacaaatgAAACTCACAATTTCAAAAAGCTTTCTAAAGTTACTGTCTTTCCCAAATTGCTTCCCACAAGTGCCGGATTGAATACGAAAAacaccacctataacaaccaaacacgaaatataaataacaataacaacattacCCCACTGTCACCAAAAACAAATTATTAAAAAAGCGCAACCAGTATAGTAAACCACGGAAAAAATGACTCACTTTGTTCAAATGTTTGCGAGCATTGGCACCTAAGATATCGACAGTGTCGAAAGCAAGAAACAAACCAATAGCAGTAATCAAAAGCACCTTTATTATTGGCATTGAAGCCACCATAAACAAACTTATTACCTtcatctttttttaaaaaaaactgtAAGAGTACTACTGTAAGACTTCAGAAAACATGTTTCATACTCGTATCAAACAAGATGTTAAACGGGGACAACAGTCAATAGTCCAAAACACTTTTAAATTTTGATACAAACACATGATTTTTTAGGATTACAACCATAAATGTTGATTTTCTTTTTATATTTTAATGTAAAGCATTTCAGCACTTGGCTACCATAGTCTAGATATTTTTTTATATTGTCGATTAGATCAACTTGATTGGTAACATTTGCTTTTTTGGCTGTGTTGGAGATAACATTTTGACTatatttttcttcatttatttatgactttttttatatttaaaaaagattttttttcataataaatttaaatttgataataatattacggagtatattttaaaattttgtactttttactttatttaaggtgaaaatttaaaaattctacCATCAAAAATAGATGTTACCAATTAATTAGATGGGAGAGAGTACTCAAAATAGAAAAATTGTTGAAAAATGTTAGGGAGTAGAATATGATATTCTTTTACGTATGGAAATTTTCTTTTAAGTAAGAGATCAATCTACACTGAAGAGAAACTAAATATGGTTATGTTTTTTTGGCGGCTAATACAGGCAGGCATACAGCTATTGCATGAATTTGGACATTTGGTAGGGGAGTTTACGCGTGAAAAGATTAAATTACACAAATGATGTACTCCGTATGTAACAATTTTGATCAACAAAAGCATGAATATGATAGCTGATGAAGTATACCAATCAATAATTTGTTCTTTTGGTAATTTTATTACACACTAAGACAACAATAATAGAACTTACCATAATCAGTAGTATATTCGATTTGTTGTATACTATAAAGTGAAAATTGCTGATAACCACCTACTATTTACCGTATTTTATAAAAAACCACCCTGTATTTCATTTATTACAAAATACCACCTATATTAGAGTGTATATATCCAACTCACACCGTATTTCACTCCCGAACATGTTTTTACTTATTTTCCGACTCgattactaactaaactaacaaaTTACCTTAATTACCCCTCCAAATTATACCCCCAAAACAATTATACTCCGTAACTCTTATCAAAACAAAACCACTCATATATACCTTAAAACCCAACTCTCCTGattaaaaatcaaaacaaaactctTCTCCATATCTGTTGCTGCACTTCACTAATCAAGCACAAATCCTCATCAGCGACATCAACAAGCTAAGTAAAAACATGTTCGGGAGTAAAATACGGTGTGAGTTGGGATATATACACTCTAATATAGGTGGTATTTTGTAATAAATGAAATACagggtggtaatttgtaaaatacGGTAAATAGTAGGTGGTTATTAACAATTTTCACTATTATAAATTATAATTCACATGTTGATGTATACTATAAAATCTACGAAGTactactcatcttcaaagtttaAATAAATAACCAGAACACAATTATAGAATGAAATTGTGCACATATTAAATTGATCCACAAATTTGCGTATGAACATGTTAAAGAAGCAAACTTCCAAATAACGCAAAATATATACGTACTAAACGGATAATCATGTAATCCGAATACTAATACTAAGCAATAAATCCATATCTTAATAATTCAACAGAGGATTGTTGTAATCGTGGATCTAATAATAATTCAAAGCACTAAGCACTAAAGTGTCTCATTCTTAATATGCTAGAAATCAGAAATAATTGCATCAAAAATCGATATACGACATACACTATTTTTAAGCACACATTAGATAATTAAGGAGTTtttagggcacacgttagaaaaaaccTAAATAAAAATTCCAACCTTAATGACGTAACTTTTTTTAGCATCACCAATTTAGCGTACCGCGTAAAAACCTGTAATCAAAGAACAAATTAGAGATtaataacaaataacaaataacaaatgGAGTACTATTATTCTGTATGGTACGATAGCTATGAtaactaaggccctgttcttttagacttaaagtcacttaatataagtttacttcagatcctataagttgattcgattcgattcgagatcctataagttcgattcgagattctataagttcgattcgattcgattctataagttcgattcgattcgagatcttataagttgattcgagatcctataagttcgattcgattcgattgagatcctataagttgattcagatcttatacctcacttaatttaagttcgattcgagatcctataagttcgattcgattcgattcgagatcctataagttcgattcgagatcctataagttcgattcgattcgagatcctataagttcgattcgattcgagatccaataagttcgattcgagatcctataagttaagttcgattcgattcggttcctataagttcgattcgattcggatcAGATAAGTTTTCAaaaaaagaacagggcctaatacTCCTAAATAACTAATactcctaataataataatatgcaacAACGCAAGGTATATATAATAATGAGATGATTATAATAGTATTAGATTTGAAGTTGGCTTTCAATTCAATTGTACGTCTAACACGTTTAGAGCATTTGAAACTATATCTTTtgttaaatttttatattttataataGCTTAGATTTGAAGTTGGAGTTTCAAGTCAATTGTACGTCTAACACGATAAGAGCATTTGAAACTATATCTTTTGttaaatttttatatttattttaagtTTAAGAAGTTTGTAAAacttggactctctataatcgctcgaaaaaagtttcctttattaatatagatagatgtTTATTTATGGTGAACCATCTTTTGAATTTCGTCTATCTTTATGGAACACCATTTCTGGCTTGATTTCGGGTCTGTCTCCTTTTCTTATTATTGGTGATTTTAATCAGGTTGAAATGTATTCTGATAAATTAGGTGGCTCCACTGCCATTCGAGGTCAACAGGATTTCACCTCCTGGAGATTTGACAACTCTTTGCTTGACGTTCCTTTCTTTGGTCCTACGTTTACTTGGTTTAATAATCGCTCAGATGATCAACTAATTATGGAACGACTTGATCGTGCTTATGCCAATACTGATTTGCTTCAACTTTTCCCAGCAATCTCTGTTATGCATCTTCCAATTCTTGTTTCGGACCATGCTTCAATTATTCTCAAGTTTTTCCCTCCTACAAAAGTTGTAAGACGTTCCTACCGCGTTGATAATTGGTGTTTGAACTCCCCTGAGATTGCCCACATAGTTGATTGTGCATGGAAACTTCGTTTCCCTGGCTCTCCGATGTATGTTTTATCCAGGCGGCTTCTTCTGTGCGTTTTTCTATAATGCAATGGGTGATTCATCATAGGTTGTCCCACGGTATCAATTGGTCTGAGATGCAACGCAATATTCATAGATCTAGTAATCAAATTGTTGATGTTCAGTTAGCAACATCTTTTCAGCTGGTTCGTTCTGAGCAACTTGAGGTTTTACAGCAGCAACATGCTTATTGGTTACAACGAGCTAAGTTGAAGCATGAAATTCTAGATGGCCTCCCATCGCGGTTCTTATATTCTCGTGTTAAGCAACGCTCTTCACATCAGCGTATCCTTGCACTGCTTTCTCGTTCGGGCGAATGGCTGTTTACTCCAGATCAGATTTCGTTGGAGATTAATTCTTTCTTTCATGACCTGTTGTGCTCTACCCCTCTTAGTGATCCTGGCTCGCCACTAGGATTTATTGACCCTCTGATGGACTCTCTTGGTCTTCCGGTACTCAGCTCGGCTGACTGTCCTTTGTTATCTGCTCCTTTCACTGAACATGATATTCTCCGTGCTCTTAATGGGATGGATGGCTCCAAATCACCAGGCCCTGATGGTATTACCCCGAAGTTTTACCAGACTTTTTGGCCCCAGATTGGTCATTTAGTTACGTTGGCATTGCTTCGCTTCCTTAATTCAGGGGTTATGTTGAAGGAATGGAATAATACCCATATTATACTTATTCCTAAGGTTGACAAGCCGGAATTGATTTCTCAATTCCGTCCTATCAATCTCTGCAATGTTATTTATCGACTGGCTTCCAAGTGCCTTGCCAATCGGATCAAACTTGTTATTTCATCGATTGTTTCGGAAACTCAGCAAGCTTTTGTTCCCTCCCGGCTTATGTCAGATGGATGTCTTATTACTCATGAGATAATGCATTATCTTAATAAAACAACAAAAGGAACTGTTTCTTATGCGGTTCTAAAGCTTGATATGCATAAAGCATTCGACCGTGTTTCCTGGCCTTTTCTTATGGCGATTTTGAAGAAATTCGGCTTCCctattgatacgtgcctaatgtatagtctttttggcctatttcagcacgtatttctatgcatttctatactgtttttatagtattttgccccgaattggctactttggtgtattttgtcctttttgtaggaatgatcgcgaaagtagtggaaccatacttcTTTTcgtccttttgcatgcatttagaggagacgggattgtcccagagtaagatattgcacttggaagtgtcgttgcacgcattacgaagcacttgggtgaagacgtaagctgaattgaagatacaagtgctcgatcgagttgtttgctggtcgatcgagtggtttctagcctccctgatgctcgatcgaagtgtcctttggtcgatcgagtaagctgcacatgaccaagtcctcgatcgagtaagaagttggtcgatcgagggacttctgctgagatgttggtcgatcgagtgatttaatccactcgatcgagtggttttcacgggaatgggctttaattagtccatgtgttGTTTATTTCCGCAACCTTAgttctttttctatttaaacctaagttaattaggttaattCATCATCTTTGATACTAGAAAACTACTGTTACCTTTGCTACGTTGCTTTGGACTTTCTCGACTGTTACTTTCattttgggattatttcactcggactcggttgttctttacgccggaatcgcttagattgtaatctcctctcttcccttaataataattaaccttcttgttgcattAATTCCTCGTTTGCTTTATTTATTCTCTTGCCCTAATTTATCATTATTGCTTTTTATCGTTCATTTCATTATGTTATCTGCTGGAAAATTAtttgctgttagattaattacgaacatgagtagctaaacccctttcatgttgggattacggaatctgcggtagaaaatgacgatgtagtgaatgaattagatgaactgataagagactctgtcactatagcaatttaactataattcccgacctagttgagtgcacgcttctatgtcacccattaaactggctacaattaatcctggatcgaaagattggactaaataggctgcTATAACGATGAGAgcgccctaatgaggacgaaagttaagttagtggtattttagggtaggaagtggaccgaaaggaccttctaacatccgtctcacattagttcgtctgagccATTCACTGCTGAGTTGTTGgattaccgtagtgaaccgaaatcccgacatgtctctctcttcttgatagttaaatcgtaatttcatcgcttttattactcttagtttagaatcaaatttaatcaaccccccccccccaattgttaccataggattagaatagacagctataattgcgtttcctccctgtggattcgatactcgactgcctctgctacattttagttgagaacgttaggttttatttttgacaggtacgcgacagacgtgtcacctATCTTCTGGAAAAATATTATCTGGGAATGTATATCAACGGTCACATATAATATCCTGATAAACGGTGAGCCCTCTTTGCCTTTTAGACCTTCTTGTGGTCTGCGACAAGGGGATCCGCTTTCACCGTATTTGTTCATCATGTGTATGGAAATTCTATCTTGTCAGCTGCGCACCGCGGAGAAGACGGGTACCTTAACTGGCCTAATGAGAAAATATGAAGCAGGGAAGTAATAAGATGAATGTTTTATTCTACTTGCCATGAACATCGTTACAGGGATGCATATATACACCTACACCAAAGATATGATCCTATGAATATCTTACAATAAATATTCCATGATATTCTtatactccccctcaagttggagcacttgGAAGTCCGAGTCCCAACTTGAACTGTAGATGGTCATAAGTCTCTCCTCCTAAAGCCTTTG from Silene latifolia isolate original U9 population chromosome 2, ASM4854445v1, whole genome shotgun sequence encodes the following:
- the LOC141643426 gene encoding protein PIN-LIKES 3-like; translated protein: MKVISLFMVASMPIIKVLLITAIGLFLAFDTVDILGANARKHLNKVVFFVFNPALVGSNLGKTVTLESFLKLWFMPVNVLIAFLLGSALGWVLVKLTNAPKHLKGLIIGACSAGNLGNMIIIIIPAICKEKGSPFGAPDVCHTYGMAYASLSMALGAIFLWSYVYNIVRISSKDTTEIAAGDDESNGDASVEYIREPLLPSTDSSTMHSVDQIPLLSGIKDRFRKFSKMINLKSVLAPSTSGAIVGFAIGVIGPIRKLLIGNDAPLHVIEDTAYLLGEAAIPTTTLILGANLLRGLKGSGIQLRIVFGIVVVRYIFLPLFGILVIKGAIHFGLLPFDPLFQFVLLIQYAVPPAMNIGTITQLFGTGQSECSVIMLWTYALASVALTFWCTFFLWLVAS